One window from the genome of Hyphomonas neptunium ATCC 15444 encodes:
- a CDS encoding energy transducer TonB, which translates to MSVKKLLAISLLATSFALPGFSEEQICDQPTLTTREYYALLNAASLDEKDFQDRLSFSLQVLEDGGSECALRQLALIDQAISLFALERFSEMVDLLGPIFEGDLIKRPEMKSALKYLAEAGAVSGYWSGKADEVESALQGHINVLLSPAPQDAHWIAEFLSVTKGYKLEAVSMASLILDEHLRRASQAERNNSRPSSSDPQSKRRLNAALMSLYNAGEADRFIDYVSRINSADGITNLDLLALSAVPQTSDPASALQKLQVKIDYVKLRDENGYVSPEFGAALAGASVLGYRAAGRIEDSERELRSAKMRFGAEFDPEKALSTELVWMSRPGMSPRITAFEEATLLDPIAPNWPWEVNDRAEASCVAQFNIDEQGKPIRIKVECSDERFEKSATNAIKRARFAPLMIDGKPKVRYGVVQPLDYKL; encoded by the coding sequence ATGAGCGTGAAAAAACTGCTTGCAATATCACTATTGGCTACGTCGTTTGCTCTTCCTGGATTTTCCGAAGAGCAAATTTGCGACCAGCCTACGCTAACTACACGCGAGTATTATGCGTTGCTCAATGCTGCGAGCTTAGATGAGAAGGATTTTCAGGACAGGCTCTCATTCTCTCTTCAGGTTCTCGAAGATGGTGGTTCGGAATGCGCGCTTCGTCAATTAGCTTTAATAGATCAAGCGATAAGCTTGTTTGCGCTTGAGCGTTTTTCGGAGATGGTTGATTTGCTAGGGCCAATATTTGAGGGAGATCTCATTAAGCGCCCTGAGATGAAATCTGCTCTTAAGTATCTTGCGGAAGCGGGGGCAGTGTCAGGTTACTGGAGCGGCAAGGCTGACGAAGTGGAGTCTGCCCTTCAGGGCCATATCAATGTGTTGTTGTCTCCAGCTCCTCAAGATGCCCACTGGATTGCCGAGTTCTTGTCAGTAACTAAAGGGTACAAGCTTGAAGCAGTTTCGATGGCATCGTTGATACTGGATGAACATCTAAGGCGGGCTTCACAAGCTGAGCGCAACAACTCACGCCCTTCATCTTCAGATCCTCAGTCGAAACGTCGCCTGAATGCGGCGCTGATGTCGTTATATAATGCTGGGGAAGCAGACAGATTTATCGATTATGTTTCAAGGATAAATTCCGCAGACGGAATTACTAATCTCGACCTTCTTGCATTGTCGGCTGTTCCTCAAACCTCTGATCCGGCATCCGCCTTGCAGAAGTTGCAAGTCAAAATTGACTATGTGAAGCTGCGTGACGAGAATGGATATGTATCTCCAGAATTTGGCGCGGCGTTAGCAGGGGCATCAGTGCTTGGTTATCGGGCTGCCGGTCGAATTGAGGATTCCGAGCGTGAACTTCGGAGTGCGAAAATGCGGTTTGGGGCCGAGTTTGATCCTGAAAAAGCCCTATCGACCGAATTGGTGTGGATGTCTCGCCCAGGAATGTCCCCACGTATAACAGCGTTTGAGGAAGCAACCCTTCTGGACCCAATTGCTCCGAACTGGCCGTGGGAAGTTAATGATCGAGCTGAAGCGAGCTGTGTGGCCCAGTTCAATATTGATGAGCAGGGAAAGCCTATCCGGATAAAAGTAGAATGTAGTGACGAGCGATTCGAAAAGTCCGCAACCAACGCGATCAAGCGCGCGCGATTTGCCCCGCTTATGATAGATGGCAAACCGAAAGTTAGGTATGGAGTAGTCCAGCCCTTGGACTATAAATTGTAA